Proteins from a genomic interval of Salvelinus sp. IW2-2015 unplaced genomic scaffold, ASM291031v2 Un_scaffold4661, whole genome shotgun sequence:
- the LOC112077533 gene encoding myeloid cell surface antigen CD33-like isoform X1 → MALRTAGSVLVVLLLSVAETTATKCGEKSRVMVSSNNTEKGQEVILTCSTTCTLSDNPTYIWYIKGQHLDESTSQHYSVKIYYSDSYSCAVKGYEALRSPAVCVLGQNCFNVTDTHQSVCAVKGSTVELPCTYQHPSNHVVSEPNWYIQEKYNEAPKILSSVPEYAGRAEYLGTKEKDCTLRITDLRERDSAEYKFRFKTQYAEWGYSFPGTTLTVTGLQVKVTPATEKGNLTLTCSTTCTLTDDPTYIWYKNGQLLTNPNTQDNYLXLDXVSSEDAGRYSCTVEGYNNLHSPVLSVGEQSSLKEAAVGIIVVVLVLILCLSGFMWFRKKPSISTSDTRDRVDTAENGQGDSSPXYDNISGMAMXPTAXQTAXXYDQDDVHYASVHHKNQXVPLYFTVQLLQPQKQDEDVQYAAVKFNHPSATQ, encoded by the exons atggccttgagaacagcaggaagtgtgttggtggtcCTTCTCTTGTCTGTGGCAG AAACTACGGCAACAAAGTGTGGAGAAAAAAGCAGGGTTATGGTGTCTTCCAACAACACAGAGAAGGGACAGGAGGTGatactgacctgtagcaccacctgtactctgagtgacaaccccacctacatctggtacataAAAGGCCAACATCTAGATGAGAGCACCTCCCAACATTACTCTGTCAAGATATACTATTCAGACAGCTACTCCTGTGCTGTTAAAGGCTATGAAGCTCTCCgatctcctgcagtgt GTGTTCTGGGTCAGAACTGTTTCAACGTGACTGACACCCATCAGAGTGTCTGTGCTGTGAAGGGCTCAACAGTGGAACTGCCCTGCACATATCAACATCCAAGTAATCATGTAGTCTCAGAACCAAACTGGTATATCCAAGAGAAATATAATGAGGCGCCTAAAATCCTGAGCTCGGTGCCAGAGTATGCAGGTCGTGCTGAGTACCTTGGGACTAAAGAGAAAGACTgcaccctgagaatcacagacctgagagagagagattcagctgAGTACAAGTTCAGATTTAAAACACAGTATGCAGAATGGGGGTACAGCTTCCCTGGAACAACTCTGACTGTCACAG GTctgcaggtgaaggtgactcCTGCCACAGAGAAAGGGAATctgacactgacctgtagcaccacctgtactctgactgacgACCCCAcatacatctggtacaagaacggacaacTTCTCACCAACCCAAACACCCAAGATAACTACCTSWWCCTAGACCMAGTCAGCAGTGAGGATGCAGGCAGATACTCATGTACAGTAGAAGGCTACAATAATCTCCATTCTCCTGTATTGTCTGTGGGGGAACAATCATCTTTGAAGGAAGCAGCTGTAGGAATCATAGTGGTGGTTCtggttctcatcctctgtctctctggcttcaTGTGGTTCAG GAAGAAGCCGTCCATATCTACCTCTGACACAAGAGACAGGGTAGACACAGCAGAGAATGGACAG GGAGACTCTAGTCCARTGTATGACAACATCTCAGGCATGGCCATGAMCCCTACTGCAKCACAGACAGCGGMCMCATACGACCAGGATGATGTTCACTATGCCAGTGTCCAYCACAAAAACCAGGAKGTGCCTCTGTACTTYACCGTCCAACTGCTTCAGCCACAGAAACAGGATGAGGATGTCCAGTACGCTGCTGTGAAATTCAACCACCCCAGTGCTACTCAATAG